Proteins encoded within one genomic window of Stigmatopora argus isolate UIUO_Sarg chromosome 21, RoL_Sarg_1.0, whole genome shotgun sequence:
- the stk3 gene encoding serine/threonine-protein kinase 3, with protein MEQSAPKSKLKKLSEDSLTKQPEEVFDVLEKLGEGSYGSVFKAIHKESGQVVAIKQVPVESDLQEIIKEISIMQQCDSPYVVKYYGSYFKNTDLWIVMEYCGAGSVSDIIRLRNKTLTEDEIATILKSTLKGLEYLHFMRKIHRDIKAGNILLNTEGHAKLADFGVAGQLTDTMAKRNTVIGTPFWMAPEVIQEIGYNCVADIWSLGITSIEMAEGKPPYADIHPMRAIFMIPTNPPPTFRKPELWSDDFTEFVKKCLVKNPEQRATATQLLQHPFISQAKPVSILRDLITEAMEMKAKRQQEQQRELEEEDDNSDEETEVDSHTMVKSGSEGAGTMRAGGTMSEGAQTMIEHGNTMLESDLGTMVINSDDDEDEDEEDRGSMRRHGTPQQPLRPSFMDYFDKQDSNKVAQQQHQQQQQQQQQQHQHQQHQQENYNHNQPQDQPGYHIQSKNIFPDNWKVPQDGDFDFLKNLDFEELQMRLSALDPMMEREIEELRQRYTAKRQPILDAMDAKKRRQQNF; from the exons ATGGAACAATCAGCTCCCAAAAG CAAGCTGAAAAAGCTGAGTGAAGACAGTCTGACCAAACAACCAGAGGAAGTCTTTGACGTCCTGGAAAAACTTGGTGAAGG cTCTTATGGCAGTGTATTCAAAGCCATCCACAAGGAGTCGGGACAGGTCGTGGCAATTAAACAAGTTCCTGTGGAGTCTGACCTGCAAGAGATTATCAAGGAGATCTCCATCATGCAGCAGTGTGACAg TCCCTATGTGGTGAAATATTACGGCAGCTACTTCAAAAACACAGATCTGTGGATCGTCATGGAGTACTGCGGGGCGGGCTCCGTGTCTGACATCATCAGGTTACGGAATAAAACG CTCACAGAGGATGAGATCGCCACCATCTTAAAGTCGACCCTCAAGGGTCTGGAGTACCTCCATTTCATGAGGAAGATCCACCGTGACATCAAGGCGGGCAACATTCTGCTCAACACGGAAGGCCACGCCAAGCTGGCCGACTTTGGAGTGGCGGGACAGCTAACG GACACCATGGCGAAGAGGAACACTGTGATCGGAACGCCTTTCTGGATGGCGCCGGAGGTGATCCAGGAGATCGGCTACAACTGCGTGGCCGACATCTGGTCGCTGGGCATCACGTCCATCGAAATGGCCGAGGGCAAGCCCCCCTACGCCGACATTCACCCCATGAGA GCCATCTTCATGATCCCCACCAACCCCCCGCCGACGTTCCGGAAACCGGAGCTGTGGTCGGACGACTTCACCGAGTTCGTCAAGAAGTGTTTGGTGAAGAATCCGGAGCAGAGAGCCACCGCCACGCAGCTTCTGCAG CATCCTTTCATCAGCCAGGCCAAGCCGGTGTCCATCTTGAGGGACCTGATCACCGAGGCCATGGAGATGAAGGCCAAGAGGCAGCAGGAGCAGCAGAGGGAACTGGAGGAAGAGGACGACAACTCA GACGAGGAAACGGAGGTGGACTCTCACACCATGGTCAAGTCCGGCTCGGAGGGCGCGGGCACCATGCGCGCTGGTGGGACCATGAGCGAAGGGGCGCAGACCATGATCGAGCACGGCAACACCATGCTGGAATCCGACCTGGGCACCATGGTCATCAAcagcgacgacgacgaggacgaagaCGAGGAGGATCGGGGCTCCATGAGGC GGCACGGCACGCCGCAGCAGCCGCTGCGTCCCTCCTTCATGGACTACTTTGACAAGCAAGACTCTAACAAGGTGGCTCAACAgcagcatcagcagcagcaacagcaacaacaacagcagcatcaacatcaacaacaccagcaggaaaactaCAACCACAACCAGCCTCAGGACCAGCCCGGCTACCACATCCAGTCCAAGAACATCTTCCCAGACAACTGGAAGGTGCCCCAGGATGGAGATTTTGACTTT TTGAAGAATTTGGACTTTGAGGAGCTTCAGATGCGCCTGAGCGCCCTGGACCCCATGATGGAGCGCGAGATCGAGGAGCTGCGTCAACGCTACACGGCCAAACGCCAACCTATCCTGGACGCCATGGACGCCAAGAAGCGACGGCAGCAGAACTTTTAA
- the prcc gene encoding proline-rich protein PRCC, giving the protein MSLVAYASSDDSDGEGTSSKQGTGGLFSLLPAPKKASPADSHLSGLPKPKKRTGPVKIGIPHNADSDDEEPEKKKIQPKAAGSGLSSLLPQPKNLNVKATDRQLIPHALTKRPDSNASPSAIKAAAKSAARQLARQIVANEEHEEDISPQNYFSLGDGPEPPTAPVLPSHELEPAAAIVEPLPAPLLAPLPPPLPPPPPGDDLGQSDAPLDFGGGQDGAVAWGNQYPQYQQPMAGPESYPEGYDNNEAYYPDPSPGLPDDQQPGNSAMFDDEAFMRLQGKRNRGKEEVKFLEIKGDDQLIGHQQWLTKSISEEKKVHGSFSKKKGGMPTGQQRRKHQITYLIHQAKERELELKNTWAENRMTRRQTQAKYGF; this is encoded by the exons ATGTCTTTAGTCGCTTATGCCAGCAGTGATGACAGTGATGGCGAAGGAACATCGAGCAAACAAGGTACCGGGGGGCTCTTCTCACTTTTGCCAGCCCCCAAAAAAGCATCTCCGGCGGACAGTCATTTGTCAGGTCTGCCCAAGCCCAAGAAGCGTACGGGGCCAGTCAAGATCGGCATACCGCATAAT GCAGACTCAGATGACGAAGAGccagaaaagaagaaaatccaACCCAAG GCTGCAGGAAGTGGTCTGTCGTCTCTCCTGCCACAACCCAAAAACCTCAACGTGAAGGCCACTGACAGACAGTTGATTCCTCACGCGCTCACCAAGCGTCCGGATTCCAATGCATCCCCTTCCGCCATAAAAGCGGCGGCCAAGTCGGCGGCGCGGCAGCTGGCCAGACAGATCGTCGCCAACGAGGAGCACGAGGAGGACATCTCGCCGcagaattatttttcattgggCGACGGCCCAGAGCCTCCGACGGCGCCCGTCCTCCCGAGTCACGAACTCGAGCCCGCCGCCGCTATCGTGGAGCCGCTTCCGGCACCCCTCCTGGCGCCTCTTCCGCCCCCGcttcctcctccgccgcctGGCGACGATTTGGGCCAGTCGGACGCCCCTCTGGATTTCGGTGGTGGTCAAGATGGAGCTGTCGCGTGGGGAAACCAATATCCGCAATATCAGCAACCTATGGCGGGACCGGAATCTTACCCCGAA GGATACGATAACAACGAAGCATATTACCCAGATCCGAGCCCCGGCTTGCCGGATGACCAACAACCGGGGAATTCGGCCATGTTTGATGACGAAGCG TTCATGCGGCTTCAGGGCAAAAGGAACCGAGGCAAGGAGGAGGTGAAGTTCCTGGAGATCAAGGGTGACGACCAGTTGATCGGCCACCAACAGTGGCTCACAAAGAGCATCTCTGAGGAGAAGAAGGTCCACGGATCCTTCAGCAAG AAAAAGGGAGGAATGCCCACGGGACAGCAGAGGCGCAAGCACCAGATTACATATCTGATCCACCAG GCGAAGGAACGCGAGCTGGAGCTGAAGAACACCTGGGCAGAGAACCGGATGACCCGCCGGCAAACGCAGGCCAAATACGGCTTCTga
- the mrpl9 gene encoding large ribosomal subunit protein bL9m produces MLSSRCRALHNLLGQMSIRNFSMTPVQSTVVLERWWQVPLAKVGSPPRLHPRRHRIYRLVEDKKHTPKEKMELILTQTVPKLGGRGETVMVKKSLGRNKLLPQGLAVYPSPENKQIFAEEFKRLREGDIHERVQTRTGQLTVEFLKGCKLTIHKMPSEDFKLTNEVVRRRFLRKMSMVVPPHALKLPFEPITELGDYWCEVTVNGLDTIRIPMSLVPYEDMSSRQQRLLKKQRNELKVSQHVDEQAESESSQDDASMSPSDNKKTD; encoded by the exons ATGTTGAGCTCCCGGTGCCGTGCCCTTCATAATCTACTCGGCCAAATGTCGATCAGGAATTTCTCTATGACTCCTGTCCAG agTACCGTGGTGTTGGAGCGCTGGTGGCAGGTCCCCCTAGCCAAGGTGGGCAGCCCCCCGAGATTACACCCCCGCCGGCACCGCATCTACAGGCTCGTGGAGGACAAAAAACACACTCCCAAGGAAAAGATGGAGCTCATCCTCACCCAGACTGTCCCCA AGCTGGGTGGCCGAGGAGAGACTGTGATGGTGAAGAAGTCGTTGGGACGAAACAAGCTGCTGCCCCAGGGACTCGCCGTGTATCCGTCTCCTGAGAATAAGCAGATCTTTGCGGAGGAGTTCAAG CGTTTGCGTGAGGGCGACATTCACGAAAGAGTCCAAACCCGTACCGGACAATTG ACAGTGGAGTTCCTAAAGGGCTGCAAGCTGACCATCCACAAAATGCCCTCAGAGGACTTTAAGCTGACAAATGAAGTTGTGAGGAGGCGATTCCTTAGAAag aTGTCCATGGTAGTGCCTCCTCATGCCTTGAAGCTTCCGTTTGAGCCTATCACAGAATTGGGCGACTACTGGTGCGAAGTAACG GTGAACGGACTGGATACGATCCGCATCCCCATGTCTTTAGTCCCCTACGAGGACATGTCATCCAGACAGCAGCGACTCTTAAAAAAGCAGAGGAATGAGCTCAAAGTTTCCCAACATGTAGATGAGCAAGCGGAATCCGAGTCCAGTCAGGATGACGCGTCAATGTCACCGAGTGACAACAAAAAAACGGATTAA
- the LOC144066647 gene encoding transmembrane protein 272-like isoform X1 has product MTGQARLSSLASMAIGKKEERKEDGYCVKRIFVVVNVLWWMVMMAAFALGITHLGLCPAQPRIPIYLVVLGVSSLLALSATYSRWIWEGGVGRTLTSVCTGLLHFFTFCWFLAGSIWVYGAYPPSYTPGEARYCHKGTYNFALVVTAILWATASLSLCCCLCFLTVTCCSAVNARRRLTPSRTTSYGTAQLLEENAAVAGV; this is encoded by the exons atgacaggacaggctcgactttcatcattagcttcgatggcgataggaaagaaggaagaaagaaaggaggatggatattgtgtaaaaaggatttttg TGGTGGTGAACGTCTTGTGGTGGATGGTGATGATGGCGGCGTTCGCTTTGG gtatcactcatctgggattgtGCCCGGCGCAGCCTCGAATTCCCATCTATCTTGTGGTTCTGGGCGTGTCTAGCCTGCTGGCCCTGTCGGCGACCTACTCTCGCTGGATCTGGGAGGGCGGCGTGGGGCGCACCCTCACCTCTGTCTGCACGGGCCTGTTGCACTTTTTCACGTTTTGCTGGTTCCTGgcag GTAGCATCTGGGTATACGGCGCCTATCCGCCCAGCTATACGCCCGGTGAAGCTCGGTACTGCCACAAGGGGACTTACAACTTTGCATTGGTGGTCACCGCCATATTGTGGGCCACCGCCTCGCTCTCGTTGTGTTGCTGTCTTTGCTTCCTGACGGTGACCTGCTGCTCGGCCGTCAATGCGAGACGCAGGCTGACGCCCAGTCGGACCACCTCGTATGGAACCGCTCAACTTCTGGAGGAAAATGCCGCAGTTGCTGGTGTCTAA
- the LOC144066647 gene encoding transmembrane protein 272-like isoform X4, with protein MVMMAAFALGITHLGLCPAQPRIPIYLVVLGVSSLLALSATYSRWIWEGGVGRTLTSVCTGLLHFFTFCWFLAGSIWVYGAYPPSYTPGEARYCHKGTYNFALVVTAILWATASLSLCCCLCFLTVTCCSAVNARRRLTPSRTTSYGTAQLLEENAAVAGV; from the exons ATGGTGATGATGGCGGCGTTCGCTTTGG gtatcactcatctgggattgtGCCCGGCGCAGCCTCGAATTCCCATCTATCTTGTGGTTCTGGGCGTGTCTAGCCTGCTGGCCCTGTCGGCGACCTACTCTCGCTGGATCTGGGAGGGCGGCGTGGGGCGCACCCTCACCTCTGTCTGCACGGGCCTGTTGCACTTTTTCACGTTTTGCTGGTTCCTGgcag GTAGCATCTGGGTATACGGCGCCTATCCGCCCAGCTATACGCCCGGTGAAGCTCGGTACTGCCACAAGGGGACTTACAACTTTGCATTGGTGGTCACCGCCATATTGTGGGCCACCGCCTCGCTCTCGTTGTGTTGCTGTCTTTGCTTCCTGACGGTGACCTGCTGCTCGGCCGTCAATGCGAGACGCAGGCTGACGCCCAGTCGGACCACCTCGTATGGAACCGCTCAACTTCTGGAGGAAAATGCCGCAGTTGCTGGTGTCTAA
- the LOC144066647 gene encoding transmembrane protein 272-like isoform X3, giving the protein MEHEPHSDIEISSIVVVNVLWWMVMMAAFALGITHLGLCPAQPRIPIYLVVLGVSSLLALSATYSRWIWEGGVGRTLTSVCTGLLHFFTFCWFLAGSIWVYGAYPPSYTPGEARYCHKGTYNFALVVTAILWATASLSLCCCLCFLTVTCCSAVNARRRLTPSRTTSYGTAQLLEENAAVAGV; this is encoded by the exons ATGGAGCACGAGCCTCATAGCGACATTGAAATATCATCCATTG TGGTGGTGAACGTCTTGTGGTGGATGGTGATGATGGCGGCGTTCGCTTTGG gtatcactcatctgggattgtGCCCGGCGCAGCCTCGAATTCCCATCTATCTTGTGGTTCTGGGCGTGTCTAGCCTGCTGGCCCTGTCGGCGACCTACTCTCGCTGGATCTGGGAGGGCGGCGTGGGGCGCACCCTCACCTCTGTCTGCACGGGCCTGTTGCACTTTTTCACGTTTTGCTGGTTCCTGgcag GTAGCATCTGGGTATACGGCGCCTATCCGCCCAGCTATACGCCCGGTGAAGCTCGGTACTGCCACAAGGGGACTTACAACTTTGCATTGGTGGTCACCGCCATATTGTGGGCCACCGCCTCGCTCTCGTTGTGTTGCTGTCTTTGCTTCCTGACGGTGACCTGCTGCTCGGCCGTCAATGCGAGACGCAGGCTGACGCCCAGTCGGACCACCTCGTATGGAACCGCTCAACTTCTGGAGGAAAATGCCGCAGTTGCTGGTGTCTAA
- the LOC144066647 gene encoding transmembrane protein 272-like isoform X2, which produces MAIGKKEERKEDGYCVKRIFVVVNVLWWMVMMAAFALGITHLGLCPAQPRIPIYLVVLGVSSLLALSATYSRWIWEGGVGRTLTSVCTGLLHFFTFCWFLAGSIWVYGAYPPSYTPGEARYCHKGTYNFALVVTAILWATASLSLCCCLCFLTVTCCSAVNARRRLTPSRTTSYGTAQLLEENAAVAGV; this is translated from the exons atggcgataggaaagaaggaagaaagaaaggaggatggatattgtgtaaaaaggatttttg TGGTGGTGAACGTCTTGTGGTGGATGGTGATGATGGCGGCGTTCGCTTTGG gtatcactcatctgggattgtGCCCGGCGCAGCCTCGAATTCCCATCTATCTTGTGGTTCTGGGCGTGTCTAGCCTGCTGGCCCTGTCGGCGACCTACTCTCGCTGGATCTGGGAGGGCGGCGTGGGGCGCACCCTCACCTCTGTCTGCACGGGCCTGTTGCACTTTTTCACGTTTTGCTGGTTCCTGgcag GTAGCATCTGGGTATACGGCGCCTATCCGCCCAGCTATACGCCCGGTGAAGCTCGGTACTGCCACAAGGGGACTTACAACTTTGCATTGGTGGTCACCGCCATATTGTGGGCCACCGCCTCGCTCTCGTTGTGTTGCTGTCTTTGCTTCCTGACGGTGACCTGCTGCTCGGCCGTCAATGCGAGACGCAGGCTGACGCCCAGTCGGACCACCTCGTATGGAACCGCTCAACTTCTGGAGGAAAATGCCGCAGTTGCTGGTGTCTAA